From the Serratia nematodiphila DZ0503SBS1 genome, one window contains:
- a CDS encoding AI-2E family transporter: MLEMLLQWYRRRFTDPQAIALLVILVAGFLILYFLHGILTPLLVAIVLAYLLEWPTARLQRIGCSRTWAASIMLLVFSGVAMLLVFVVAPTAWQQGINLMSDLPGMLNQFYNFAATLPKRYPALVDAGIIDMMAENLRSRLSGMGESVVKFSLASLVGLLTLAIYLILVPMMMFFLLKDKEQLLNAVRRVLPRNRGLAGQVWNEMNQQITNYIRGKVLEMVIVGVATYLVFAVLDMRYSLLLAVLVGFSVLIPYIGAVLVTIPVVVVALFQWGVGADFWTLIVAYLVVQGLDGNLLVPILFSEAVNLHPLVIILSVIVFGGMWGFWGVFFAIPLATLVKAVIHAWPDELRVEVEDKAD; the protein is encoded by the coding sequence ATGCTGGAGATGCTATTACAGTGGTACCGCCGCCGCTTCACCGATCCTCAGGCCATCGCGCTGTTGGTGATCCTGGTTGCCGGGTTCCTTATTCTCTATTTTTTGCACGGCATTCTGACCCCGTTGCTGGTTGCCATCGTGCTGGCGTATCTGCTCGAGTGGCCGACCGCGCGCCTGCAGCGCATCGGCTGTTCGCGCACCTGGGCGGCGAGCATCATGCTGCTGGTGTTCTCGGGCGTCGCCATGCTGCTGGTGTTCGTCGTCGCGCCGACCGCCTGGCAGCAGGGCATCAATCTGATGAGCGATCTGCCGGGCATGCTCAATCAGTTCTATAACTTCGCCGCGACGCTGCCGAAGCGTTATCCGGCGCTGGTGGATGCCGGCATCATCGACATGATGGCGGAAAACCTGCGCAGCCGGTTGTCCGGTATGGGCGAATCGGTGGTGAAATTCTCGCTGGCGTCGCTGGTCGGCCTGCTGACGTTGGCTATCTACCTGATCCTGGTGCCGATGATGATGTTCTTCCTGCTGAAGGACAAAGAACAGCTGCTGAACGCGGTGCGCCGCGTGCTGCCGCGCAATCGCGGCTTGGCGGGGCAAGTCTGGAACGAGATGAATCAGCAGATCACCAACTACATTCGCGGCAAAGTGCTGGAGATGGTGATTGTCGGCGTGGCGACTTACCTGGTGTTCGCCGTGTTGGATATGCGCTACTCGCTGCTGCTGGCGGTGCTGGTGGGGTTCTCGGTGCTGATCCCCTACATCGGCGCGGTGCTGGTCACCATACCGGTGGTGGTGGTGGCGCTGTTCCAGTGGGGCGTCGGCGCCGATTTCTGGACGCTGATCGTCGCCTACCTGGTGGTGCAGGGGCTGGACGGCAACCTGTTGGTGCCCATTTTGTTCTCCGAAGCGGTCAACCTGCATCCGCTGGTGATTATCCTGTCGGTGATCGTGTTCGGCGGGATGTGGGGCTTTTGGGGCGTGTTTTTCGCCATACCGCTGGCGACGCTGGTGAAGGCGGTGATCCATGCCTGGCCGGATGAACTGCGGGTCGAGGTGGAAGACAAGGCCGACTGA
- a CDS encoding Lrp/AsnC family transcriptional regulator: MDKIDRKILAELQTDGRLSVTELAERIGLSVSPCHRRVRALEESGVIRGYRAQLDPGSLGYNFSALVFVTMREGDRRAVETFENAMVDIPQVVQAQRLFGDPDYLLHVIARDLPAFQQLYDEKLSALPGVQRLSSTLVMKTVVPERSFLPLGK; the protein is encoded by the coding sequence ATGGATAAGATTGATCGCAAGATTCTTGCTGAATTGCAGACCGACGGCCGGTTGTCGGTGACCGAGCTGGCCGAGCGGATCGGTTTGAGCGTGTCTCCCTGTCACCGCCGGGTGCGGGCATTAGAGGAGTCTGGGGTGATCAGGGGTTACCGCGCCCAACTCGATCCCGGCAGCCTGGGCTATAACTTTTCCGCTCTGGTGTTCGTCACCATGCGCGAAGGCGATCGCCGCGCCGTTGAAACCTTCGAAAACGCCATGGTGGACATTCCCCAGGTGGTGCAGGCACAGCGGTTGTTTGGCGATCCCGACTATCTGCTGCACGTTATAGCCCGCGATCTGCCCGCCTTCCAGCAACTTTACGACGAGAAGCTCTCCGCCCTGCCGGGCGTGCAACGCCTGAGCTCCACGCTGGTGATGAAAACCGTGGTGCCGGAACGCTCGTTCCTGCCGTTGGGAAAATGA
- a CDS encoding NAD(P)/FAD-dependent oxidoreductase, with amino-acid sequence MTQKIVIAGSGFAGFWAAVSAMRAITLAGKHDDIEVLMVSPTPTVTIRPRLYEAVLENMNPDISAQLAAVGVRHLAGVVERIDAAAKTLTVAPTAGEPLELAYDRLVWATGSRLSVPAVPGFAEYGFNVDTLESAQRLGAHINALAAKTSTPARNTAVVVGAGLTGLESAAEMPQRLRDALGKDENVRVVIVDTAPEVGAGMGAEPGAVIRQALAECGVEARAGLRVSAIDAEGVMLSNGERIAANTVILAAGVRAHPLTEQIPGERDGSGRVIGDAFLRAPAAAGIFVTGDTVKAATDDLGNHNLMTCQHAMSLGRVAGHNAAAELAGLPTHPYSQPKYVTCLDLGPWGALYTEGWQRQVRFTRQEGKKIKQEINTQWIYPPAADREALFAIANPDFVIVP; translated from the coding sequence ATGACGCAAAAAATAGTGATCGCCGGTTCCGGTTTTGCCGGTTTTTGGGCCGCCGTGTCCGCCATGCGCGCCATTACCCTCGCCGGTAAGCATGACGATATCGAGGTGCTCATGGTCTCGCCGACCCCAACGGTCACCATCCGCCCGCGCCTGTATGAAGCGGTGTTGGAAAACATGAACCCGGACATTTCCGCGCAGCTCGCCGCCGTCGGCGTGCGGCACCTGGCCGGGGTGGTTGAGCGTATCGATGCCGCTGCTAAAACGCTCACGGTGGCGCCGACGGCGGGGGAACCCCTTGAGTTGGCCTACGATCGTTTGGTGTGGGCCACCGGCAGCCGGCTGTCCGTGCCTGCGGTGCCGGGCTTTGCCGAATACGGTTTCAACGTCGATACGCTGGAAAGCGCTCAGCGTTTGGGCGCCCATATCAATGCGCTGGCGGCCAAAACTTCGACGCCTGCGCGCAACACCGCCGTGGTGGTGGGCGCGGGGCTGACCGGGCTGGAGAGCGCGGCGGAGATGCCGCAGCGGCTGCGGGATGCGCTGGGCAAAGACGAGAACGTGCGCGTGGTGATCGTCGATACCGCGCCGGAAGTAGGCGCGGGGATGGGGGCAGAGCCGGGGGCGGTGATACGCCAGGCGTTGGCGGAGTGCGGCGTGGAAGCGCGGGCCGGCCTGCGCGTCTCGGCCATCGACGCCGAGGGGGTAATGCTGTCGAACGGTGAGCGTATCGCTGCCAACACGGTGATCCTGGCGGCGGGCGTGCGGGCGCATCCGCTGACCGAGCAGATCCCTGGCGAGCGCGACGGCAGCGGCCGGGTGATCGGCGATGCCTTCCTGCGCGCGCCGGCGGCGGCGGGCATTTTCGTGACCGGCGATACGGTGAAGGCGGCGACCGACGATCTCGGTAATCACAACCTGATGACCTGCCAGCATGCGATGAGCCTTGGCCGCGTGGCCGGCCACAATGCGGCGGCGGAGCTGGCGGGGTTGCCGACGCATCCGTACAGCCAGCCGAAGTATGTGACCTGCCTGGATCTGGGGCCCTGGGGCGCGCTCTATACCGAAGGCTGGCAGCGCCAGGTGCGCTTTACCCGCCAGGAAGGCAAAAAGATTAAGCAGGAGATCAACACGCAGTGGATTTATCCGCCGGCGGCGGATCGCGAGGCGCTGTTCGCCATCGCCAATCCGGATTTCGTGATTGTGCCTTAA
- a CDS encoding RrF2 family transcriptional regulator, with protein sequence MAYITTSVEYGIHCLLWLVGDNQRALSSRELAELQGISPSFLAKIFPKLEKAGIVAASEGVRGGYRLARPADEISFLEIIDAIEGHKPLFDCQEVRGRCAVFDDSPPDWAVSGKCAIHAVMLQAEKAMRDALAAQTLGAVAARFGRKAPQGFFGEVNLWLDERMTERTARSGKTARAKT encoded by the coding sequence ATGGCGTACATCACAACCAGCGTTGAATATGGCATCCACTGCCTGCTGTGGCTGGTCGGCGATAACCAGCGCGCACTCAGCAGCCGCGAACTCGCCGAGCTGCAGGGCATCTCCCCCAGCTTTCTGGCCAAGATTTTTCCCAAGCTGGAAAAGGCGGGGATCGTTGCCGCCAGTGAAGGGGTGCGCGGCGGTTACCGGTTGGCCCGTCCGGCGGACGAGATCAGTTTTCTGGAAATTATCGACGCCATCGAGGGGCACAAGCCGCTGTTCGATTGCCAGGAGGTGCGCGGGCGTTGTGCGGTGTTCGATGATTCCCCGCCGGATTGGGCGGTCTCCGGCAAATGCGCTATCCATGCGGTGATGCTGCAGGCGGAGAAGGCGATGCGCGACGCACTGGCGGCGCAGACCCTCGGCGCCGTCGCGGCCCGCTTTGGCCGCAAAGCGCCGCAAGGCTTCTTCGGTGAGGTCAATCTCTGGCTCGACGAACGCATGACGGAACGCACCGCGCGCAGCGGCAAAACGGCGCGCGCCAAGACCTAA
- a CDS encoding GNAT family N-acetyltransferase, with translation MTPPAPREWRRADYLVSTDPALLDLDAIHAFLTRSSWAEGIDRETVRQSLAHSLCFGLYHGARQIGFARLVTDYATFGYLCDVYVLETHQKSGLGLWLAECCQAHPLMATLRRVMLVTSTAPWLYEKVGYSAINRPDFVWQIARPDIYRR, from the coding sequence ATGACACCCCCTGCCCCACGGGAGTGGCGGCGTGCGGACTATCTCGTCAGCACCGATCCCGCCCTGCTGGATCTCGATGCCATCCACGCTTTTCTGACCCGTTCGTCATGGGCGGAAGGAATCGATAGAGAAACCGTTCGCCAGTCCCTCGCCCACAGCTTGTGTTTCGGTTTGTATCACGGCGCCAGGCAAATCGGTTTCGCCCGGCTGGTCACCGATTACGCCACTTTCGGCTATCTGTGCGACGTGTACGTGTTGGAGACGCATCAAAAAAGCGGGCTGGGCCTGTGGCTGGCGGAATGTTGCCAGGCCCATCCGCTGATGGCGACGCTGAGGCGAGTCATGCTGGTCACCAGCACCGCCCCTTGGCTCTATGAAAAAGTGGGCTATAGCGCCATCAACCGCCCCGACTTTGTCTGGCAGATCGCCCGGCCGGACATCTACCGACGGTAA
- the bcp gene encoding thioredoxin-dependent thiol peroxidase, translating into MSPLKAGDTAPKFSLPDQDGEEINLADFQGQRVLVYFYPKAMTPGCTVQACGLRDNMDELKKVGVEVLGISTDKPEKLSRFAEKELLNFTLLSDEDHQVSQQFGVWGEKTFMGKTYDGIHRISFLIDANGKIEKVFDDFKTTNHHDIVLNYLQQ; encoded by the coding sequence ATGAGCCCATTGAAAGCCGGTGACACAGCGCCGAAATTTAGTTTGCCTGACCAGGACGGTGAGGAAATTAATTTGGCCGACTTCCAGGGACAGCGAGTATTGGTCTATTTCTATCCGAAGGCGATGACGCCGGGCTGCACCGTGCAAGCCTGCGGCCTGCGGGACAACATGGACGAATTAAAAAAGGTCGGCGTCGAAGTGCTGGGCATCAGCACCGACAAACCGGAAAAACTGTCGCGCTTCGCCGAAAAGGAGCTGCTCAACTTCACGCTGTTGTCTGATGAAGATCATCAGGTGTCACAACAGTTTGGCGTGTGGGGCGAGAAAACCTTCATGGGCAAGACCTACGACGGCATTCACCGCATCAGCTTCCTGATCGATGCCAACGGCAAGATTGAAAAAGTGTTTGATGATTTCAAAACCACCAATCACCACGACATCGTTCTGAACTACCTGCAGCAGTAA
- the bamC gene encoding outer membrane protein assembly factor BamC yields MAYSLQKSTVAKVVGISLVMMLAACSSDQRYKRQVSGDEAYLDAAPLKALNAPSGMILPVQSGNYDVPATTVQGNVGKQLDIRPPVQPLALLSGSRAQYAGDSGTLLLENSPQNQNLWSRVVSLLQAKNIAIASRQDAGQTLTTDWVKWNRLDEDNQYEGRYQISVQQQGYQQALVVKSVGLQQQGKTEQVTDQSEIQRYNGMMINTLIEGLDKQDNLASSQTASRFGALDVQSGADDTGLPMLVVRGPYTVVWDRLPPALEKLGMKVGDRSRPQGTVAVTYKSLSSSDWDALGVKDPELAEGDYKLQVGDLNNRTSLQFIDPKGKPLTQSKNDALVAAFQSAFSKTSVN; encoded by the coding sequence ATGGCTTATTCATTGCAAAAGTCGACGGTAGCAAAAGTAGTGGGCATCTCATTGGTGATGATGCTGGCAGCCTGCAGCAGCGATCAGCGCTACAAGCGCCAGGTCAGCGGCGACGAGGCCTACCTCGACGCGGCTCCGCTCAAGGCGCTGAACGCGCCGTCCGGCATGATCCTGCCGGTGCAGAGCGGCAACTATGACGTGCCGGCCACAACGGTGCAAGGCAACGTCGGCAAGCAGCTGGACATTCGTCCGCCGGTGCAGCCGTTGGCGCTGCTGAGCGGTTCACGCGCGCAATACGCCGGCGACAGCGGCACGCTGCTGCTGGAAAACAGCCCGCAGAACCAGAACCTGTGGTCGCGCGTGGTCAGCCTGCTGCAGGCGAAGAACATCGCGATCGCTTCCCGTCAGGACGCCGGTCAAACCCTGACCACCGACTGGGTGAAGTGGAACCGTCTGGACGAAGACAACCAGTACGAAGGCCGTTATCAGATCAGCGTGCAGCAGCAGGGCTACCAGCAGGCGCTGGTGGTGAAAAGCGTTGGCCTGCAGCAGCAGGGCAAGACCGAACAGGTGACCGATCAGTCTGAGATCCAGCGCTACAACGGCATGATGATCAACACCCTGATCGAAGGTCTGGACAAGCAGGATAACCTGGCGAGCTCCCAGACGGCCAGCCGTTTCGGCGCGCTGGACGTGCAGAGCGGTGCCGATGATACCGGCCTGCCGATGCTGGTGGTGCGCGGCCCGTACACCGTCGTGTGGGATCGCCTGCCGCCGGCGCTCGAAAAACTGGGGATGAAAGTGGGTGACCGCAGCCGTCCGCAGGGCACCGTCGCCGTGACCTACAAGTCCCTGAGCAGCAGCGATTGGGATGCGTTGGGCGTCAAGGATCCTGAGCTGGCGGAAGGGGATTACAAGCTGCAGGTCGGCGATCTCAACAACCGCACCAGCCTGCAATTCATCGATCCGAAAGGCAAACCGCTCACCCAGTCGAAAAACGACGCACTGGTGGCGGCATTCCAGTCTGCCTTCAGCAAAACCAGCGTTAACTAA
- the dapA gene encoding 4-hydroxy-tetrahydrodipicolinate synthase, with protein sequence MFTGSIVALVTPMDDKGAVDRASLKKLIDYHVASGTAAIVSVGTTGESATLAHDEHVDVVLQTLELADGRIPVIAGTGANATAEAIALTTRFANTGVVGCLTVTPYYNKPTQEGLYQHFKAIAESTELPQILYNVPSRTGCDMLPPTIARLAKIKNIVAVKEATGNLSRVSQIQVLVDDEDFILLSGDDASGLDFMQLGGKGVISVTANVAAREMAQLCALAAQGKFAEARRLNQRLMPLHQDLFVEANPIPVKWACKALGLMATDTLRLPMTPLSEAARPVVERALKSVGLL encoded by the coding sequence ATGTTTACGGGAAGTATTGTTGCACTGGTTACGCCGATGGACGACAAAGGTGCTGTCGATCGCGCGAGCCTGAAAAAATTGATCGATTATCATGTAGCCAGTGGCACCGCGGCGATCGTTTCCGTAGGGACCACCGGCGAGTCCGCAACGCTTGCCCATGACGAGCACGTTGACGTGGTGCTGCAGACGCTGGAGTTGGCCGACGGCCGCATTCCGGTGATCGCCGGCACCGGCGCCAACGCCACCGCCGAAGCCATCGCGCTCACCACCCGCTTCGCCAACACCGGCGTGGTGGGCTGCCTGACGGTAACGCCGTACTACAATAAGCCGACGCAGGAAGGGCTGTATCAGCACTTCAAGGCGATCGCCGAGAGCACCGAACTGCCGCAGATCCTGTATAACGTGCCTTCGCGCACCGGCTGCGACATGCTGCCGCCGACCATCGCTCGGCTGGCGAAAATCAAGAATATTGTTGCTGTAAAAGAAGCGACGGGGAACTTAAGTCGCGTTAGTCAGATCCAAGTGCTGGTTGACGATGAAGATTTCATTTTGCTGAGCGGCGACGACGCCAGCGGGCTGGACTTCATGCAACTGGGCGGCAAAGGGGTGATTTCCGTGACGGCCAACGTGGCCGCGCGCGAGATGGCGCAACTTTGCGCGCTGGCGGCGCAGGGCAAATTTGCCGAAGCGCGCCGCTTAAATCAGCGCTTGATGCCGTTGCATCAGGATCTATTTGTAGAAGCAAACCCAATTCCGGTGAAGTGGGCCTGTAAGGCGTTGGGATTGATGGCAACCGATACGCTGCGTCTGCCGATGACGCCGTTGAGCGAAGCCGCCCGCCCGGTGGTGGAGCGCGCGCTGAAAAGCGTCGGTTTGCTGTAA
- a CDS encoding beta-barrel assembly-enhancing protease, whose amino-acid sequence MTNRLTKTALAVLLLSTLNATALAPAQAESQDQLPDMGTSAGGTLSIGQELAMGDFYVRQLRASAPLINDPLLSQYINQLGNRLVASAYSVRTPFHFYLVRNDEINAFAFFGGNVVLHSALFRVSDNESQLASVLAHEISHVTQRHLARAMEDQQRNAPLTWVGALGSILLAMANPTMGMAALSGTMAGTQQGMISFTQSNEQEADRIGIQVLQRAGFDPEAMPDFLQKLSDQSRYASKPPEMLLTHPLPDSRLSDARNRANQMPKHIVQSSQDYLMAKVRALGMYSSEGYGLNEELLGSLSKGNVREQAAAKYGRAILFYEAKKYDDARNIIQPMLAQDAKNVWLIDLMTDIDLGQKRAPQAIARLQAANAAQSNNPVLQLNLANAYVEGNQPAQASKILNRYTFAHPDDPNGWDLLAQASAAQGLRDEELSARAESLALTGRLDQAIGLLSNASSLQKLGSLKQARYDARIDQLRQLQQRFRQYQRS is encoded by the coding sequence ATGACCAACCGGTTGACCAAAACCGCGTTAGCGGTGCTGCTGCTCAGCACGCTGAACGCCACCGCCCTGGCGCCAGCACAGGCGGAAAGCCAGGACCAGTTGCCGGATATGGGCACCTCCGCCGGCGGCACCCTGAGCATCGGACAAGAGCTGGCGATGGGCGATTTCTATGTGCGCCAACTGCGCGCCAGCGCCCCGCTGATCAACGATCCGCTGCTGAGCCAGTACATCAATCAGTTGGGCAACCGGCTGGTGGCCAGCGCCTATTCGGTGCGCACGCCGTTCCATTTCTATCTGGTGCGCAACGACGAGATCAACGCCTTCGCCTTCTTCGGCGGCAACGTGGTGCTGCACTCCGCGCTGTTTCGCGTCAGCGACAACGAAAGCCAGCTGGCTTCGGTGCTGGCGCACGAAATCTCGCACGTTACCCAGCGCCACCTGGCGCGCGCCATGGAAGATCAGCAGCGCAACGCCCCGCTGACCTGGGTGGGCGCACTCGGTTCCATTTTGCTGGCGATGGCCAACCCGACCATGGGCATGGCGGCGCTGAGCGGCACCATGGCCGGCACCCAGCAAGGCATGATCAGCTTTACCCAATCGAACGAACAGGAAGCCGACCGCATCGGCATTCAGGTGCTGCAGCGCGCCGGTTTCGATCCGGAAGCCATGCCCGACTTCCTGCAGAAACTCTCGGATCAGTCGCGCTACGCCTCCAAGCCGCCGGAAATGCTGCTGACGCACCCGCTGCCGGACAGCCGCCTCTCCGACGCGCGCAACCGCGCCAACCAGATGCCGAAACACATCGTGCAGTCTTCGCAGGATTACCTGATGGCCAAGGTGCGCGCACTGGGCATGTACAGCTCGGAAGGCTACGGCCTGAACGAAGAGTTGCTCGGCTCGCTCAGCAAGGGCAACGTGCGCGAACAGGCGGCCGCCAAATACGGCCGCGCCATTCTGTTCTATGAAGCGAAAAAATACGACGACGCGCGCAACATCATTCAGCCGATGCTGGCGCAGGATGCGAAAAACGTCTGGCTGATCGACCTGATGACCGACATCGATCTCGGTCAGAAACGCGCGCCGCAGGCCATCGCACGCCTGCAGGCGGCCAACGCCGCCCAGAGCAACAACCCGGTGCTGCAGCTCAATCTGGCCAACGCCTATGTCGAAGGCAACCAGCCGGCGCAGGCGTCGAAGATCCTGAACCGCTACACCTTTGCCCATCCGGACGATCCGAACGGCTGGGATCTGCTGGCGCAGGCCAGCGCCGCTCAGGGGCTGCGCGATGAAGAGCTGTCGGCCCGCGCCGAAAGCCTGGCGCTGACCGGCCGGCTCGATCAGGCCATCGGCCTGCTCAGCAATGCCAGCTCGCTGCAGAAACTCGGCAGCCTGAAACAGGCGCGCTACGATGCGCGCATCGACCAGCTGCGCCAACTGCAACAGCGCTTCCGCCAATACCAGCGCAGCTGA
- the hda gene encoding DnaA inactivator Hda, with protein sequence MNTPAQLSLPLYLPDDETFASFYPGENPSLLAAIQSAVRQEHGSYIYFWSREGGGRSHLLHAACAELSQKGEAVGYVPLDKRAYFVPEVLDGMEQLALVCIDNIECIAGDEEWEMAIFNLYNRILETGRTRLFITGDRPPRQLNLRLPDLASRLDWGQIYKLQPLSDEEKLLALQLRGKLRGFELPEDVGRFLLKRLDREMRTLFMTLDQLDRASITAQRKLTIPFVKEILGL encoded by the coding sequence CTGAATACGCCGGCACAGCTTTCACTGCCACTTTATCTTCCCGATGATGAAACTTTCGCCAGTTTTTATCCGGGCGAGAACCCATCCCTATTAGCCGCGATCCAATCCGCCGTCCGTCAGGAACATGGCAGCTATATCTATTTCTGGTCGCGTGAAGGCGGCGGGCGCAGCCATTTGCTGCATGCGGCCTGCGCCGAGCTTTCGCAGAAGGGGGAAGCGGTGGGCTATGTGCCGCTCGACAAGCGCGCTTACTTCGTGCCTGAAGTATTGGACGGCATGGAACAGCTGGCGCTGGTCTGCATCGACAATATCGAATGCATCGCCGGCGACGAAGAGTGGGAGATGGCGATCTTCAACCTTTACAACCGCATCCTGGAAACCGGCCGCACCCGTTTGTTCATCACCGGGGATCGCCCGCCGCGTCAGCTGAACCTGCGTTTACCTGATTTGGCTTCACGTCTGGACTGGGGGCAGATCTACAAGCTGCAGCCGCTGTCGGACGAAGAGAAGCTGCTGGCGCTGCAGCTGCGCGGCAAACTGCGCGGCTTCGAGCTGCCGGAAGACGTGGGCCGCTTCCTGCTGAAGCGGCTGGATCGCGAGATGCGCACGCTGTTTATGACCCTCGATCAGCTCGATCGCGCCTCGATCACTGCCCAACGCAAGCTCACCATTCCGTTCGTTAAAGAAATTCTGGGGCTGTAG
- the arsC gene encoding arsenate reductase (glutaredoxin) (This arsenate reductase requires both glutathione and glutaredoxin to convert arsenate to arsenite, after which the efflux transporter formed by ArsA and ArsB can extrude the arsenite from the cell, providing resistance.): MKNVTIYHNPRCSKSRETLALLEQHGVDPKVVLYLDTPPTVDELKKLLKELGFTSARDLMRKKEDLYKELKLADDSLSEEQLLAAMTANPKLIERPIVVKGSKARIGRPPEQVLEIL; the protein is encoded by the coding sequence ATGAAAAACGTCACGATTTACCATAACCCGCGCTGCTCCAAGAGCCGTGAAACCCTGGCGCTGCTGGAGCAGCACGGTGTCGATCCCAAGGTAGTGCTGTACCTCGATACGCCCCCTACGGTCGATGAGCTGAAAAAACTATTGAAAGAACTGGGCTTCACATCGGCGCGCGATCTGATGCGCAAAAAAGAAGATCTGTACAAGGAATTGAAGCTGGCGGACGACAGCCTGAGCGAAGAGCAACTGCTGGCGGCGATGACGGCGAACCCGAAACTGATCGAACGCCCGATCGTGGTGAAAGGCAGCAAGGCGCGCATCGGCCGGCCACCGGAGCAGGTGCTGGAGATTTTGTAA
- a CDS encoding LysE family translocator, with translation MTLALFAAFWAVSILLVITPGMDWAYVISAGIRGRVVVPAVAGLLFGHLLMIAIVVAGVGALLVGNPLALTALTLLGAAYLLWIGFNMLLHPPVPGAGEDQRSDSWLRWAGKGVCVSGLNPKVFLLFLALLPQFTDARAEWSVPMQMLALGVVHLISCGLVYLLVGFGSQSVLRTRPQAAKVVGRISGAAMIVIALGLLAEQALK, from the coding sequence ATGACGCTCGCTCTGTTCGCCGCGTTTTGGGCGGTGTCGATTTTGTTGGTGATCACGCCGGGTATGGATTGGGCCTATGTGATCTCGGCGGGTATTCGCGGTCGGGTGGTAGTGCCCGCCGTTGCCGGTTTGCTGTTTGGCCATTTGTTGATGATTGCGATCGTGGTGGCGGGCGTCGGCGCGCTGCTGGTCGGCAACCCACTGGCGCTGACGGCGCTCACCCTGTTGGGGGCGGCTTACCTCTTGTGGATCGGTTTCAACATGCTGTTGCACCCGCCGGTGCCCGGCGCCGGTGAAGATCAGCGTTCTGATTCCTGGCTGCGCTGGGCCGGCAAAGGCGTGTGTGTCAGCGGGCTGAACCCCAAGGTGTTTCTGCTGTTTCTGGCGCTGCTGCCACAATTTACCGACGCCCGAGCCGAATGGTCGGTGCCGATGCAGATGCTGGCGTTGGGCGTCGTGCATTTGATCAGCTGCGGCCTGGTGTATCTGCTGGTGGGGTTTGGTTCGCAGTCGGTGCTGCGCACGCGTCCGCAGGCCGCAAAGGTGGTGGGGCGCATCTCCGGCGCGGCGATGATCGTCATCGCCCTCGGGCTGCTGGCCGAGCAGGCGCTGAAATAG
- a CDS encoding glycine cleavage system transcriptional repressor, with protein sequence MVTPLSTTGSAILPQSDEHYLVITALGADRPGIVNTITRHVSSCGCNIEDSRLAMLGEEFTFIMLLSGSWNAITLIESTLPQKGAELDLLIVMKRTNSHERPPMPATVWVQVEVKDSPHIIERFTDLFDSSQMNIAELVSRTQPADGDLPPQLYIQITAHSSGDRDASNIEQAFHRLCTELNAQGSISVVNYPQHDEKDGE encoded by the coding sequence ATGGTAACCCCATTAAGCACGACAGGAAGCGCTATTTTGCCTCAGTCAGACGAACACTATCTCGTGATTACCGCGCTCGGCGCCGACCGCCCCGGAATCGTCAATACCATCACCCGCCACGTCAGCAGTTGCGGATGCAATATCGAAGATAGCCGTCTGGCCATGCTGGGAGAGGAGTTCACGTTCATCATGCTGCTGTCCGGCAGTTGGAACGCCATCACCCTGATCGAATCCACCCTGCCGCAAAAAGGCGCGGAGCTGGATCTGCTGATCGTGATGAAGCGCACAAACTCGCACGAAAGGCCGCCGATGCCGGCCACGGTGTGGGTGCAGGTGGAAGTGAAGGACTCGCCGCACATCATCGAGCGCTTTACCGATCTGTTCGACTCCAGCCAGATGAATATCGCCGAACTGGTCTCGCGCACACAGCCGGCGGACGGCGACCTGCCGCCGCAGCTGTATATCCAAATTACCGCCCACAGCTCCGGCGATCGGGACGCCTCAAATATTGAGCAAGCCTTCCATCGCCTATGTACAGAATTGAACGCGCAAGGCAGTATTAGCGTGGTGAACTATCCACAGCATGACGAGAAAGATGGAGAGTAG